The following is a genomic window from Variovorax paradoxus.
ACGTTGAGCGCGGCGGCCTCGAAATCAGGCGCGCCGCGGTTGCCCTTGGCGTCGTTCGAGAAGCCGTAGCGTTCGATCGGCATGCCCACCGGGTTGGTGTCGAGCTTGCCGTTGCCGTTTTCGTCGGCAAACACGCGCAGCGCATACCGGCCGGGTGCCAGGCCAATGAACCGGAGCTGGGCCGTGCCGGCGCGCAGGGGCACCGTTTGCGCCGCCAGCGACTTGCTGCCGGCGAACGCCGAGGCACTGTCGTACAGCGCAACGTAGAGCGTGGCTTCGGCCGCAGGCCCGTCGGCCACGCTCAGGCTCAGATCGGCGGCAAAGGCGCCCAGCGGCGCAAGGAGTGCGGCGGCGCACAGGGCACGCGTGCCGCGCCGGTGCAGGAGAGAAGAAAAATTCATCGGAGACCTCATCTCGAAAGTTGGAGGTCTCGACGATCTCGCAGCCGCCGTGCGCTGCCCAGCGGCATGCGACGGAACGCGCAATGACGGCGCGAAATGCAGAAGGCGGGTGCAGGCCGCGCCGTTCAGTTTCTCTTCTTGTCAGCGTTCGCGTCGGCGGTGCTGGCCGGGTTTTCCCATTGGCCCGATTCCACGAACAGGCTCCACGCTGCCATGAACAGCGCGGCAATCACGGGGCCGACCACGAAGCCGTTGATGCCGAAGATCGCCATGCCGCCAATCGTCGACATCAGCACGATGTAGTCGGGCATCTGCGTGTCCTTGCCCACCAGCACGGGCCGCAGGATGTTGTCGACAAGCCCGATCACGAACACGCCGACGAAAATCAGGATGCCGCCCTGCCAGAAGTGGCCCGTGGCAAGAAAGTAGATGG
Proteins encoded in this region:
- a CDS encoding DUF2141 domain-containing protein; the encoded protein is MNFSSLLHRRGTRALCAAALLAPLGAFAADLSLSVADGPAAEATLYVALYDSASAFAGSKSLAAQTVPLRAGTAQLRFIGLAPGRYALRVFADENGNGKLDTNPVGMPIERYGFSNDAKGNRGAPDFEAAALNVEADVQTVIHLR